Proteins encoded within one genomic window of [Enterobacter] lignolyticus SCF1:
- a CDS encoding EAL domain-containing protein: MSLTMPDVRDALHNNWFIPFFQPVHDTVGNECVGAEVLARLSHPLLGVLPPSEFLPHMRDQQDLAVLTRALMTESCHRFAGQALPAGFMLTFNVTTDMLEQSWLHASCEALIAALGGRVTVILEILEHASFEEFHQQLLSSVSLLRRKGVRLALDDFGTGYSGLALLHQVGGDYLKIPREFIAAMTREKTADCIIDNIVHLADILQLGIIAEGVECQSQISALSAKGVTLVQGFCYSPPIDGDEFITYLRQTGSAMTSEDATVNTITRHMTPELLHRCARLHRLSPRETEVITLIALGKKLALSSKNSVRSVKTMSVQKLSAYKKIGVKNDVEFIHYLYCLADNTEVA, translated from the coding sequence ATGTCCTTGACGATGCCGGATGTCCGAGACGCTTTGCATAATAACTGGTTTATTCCCTTCTTTCAGCCTGTACATGATACGGTGGGTAATGAATGCGTTGGTGCCGAGGTATTAGCCAGACTGTCTCATCCTTTATTGGGTGTTTTACCTCCGTCTGAGTTTTTACCACATATGCGCGATCAGCAGGACCTGGCGGTATTAACCCGAGCGCTAATGACCGAATCATGCCACCGGTTTGCCGGACAGGCGCTACCTGCGGGGTTTATGCTGACGTTTAACGTCACAACCGACATGCTTGAGCAATCATGGTTGCACGCTTCCTGTGAGGCCCTTATCGCTGCCCTGGGGGGGCGGGTTACCGTTATTCTTGAAATTCTTGAACATGCCTCATTTGAGGAGTTTCACCAGCAGCTCCTTTCCTCCGTCTCCCTCCTGAGACGTAAGGGAGTAAGGCTTGCTTTGGATGATTTTGGTACCGGCTATTCGGGTCTGGCATTGTTACATCAGGTTGGCGGGGATTATCTCAAGATCCCTCGCGAGTTTATTGCGGCAATGACCCGAGAGAAAACGGCGGACTGCATTATCGATAATATTGTCCATCTGGCGGATATTCTGCAGCTAGGCATTATTGCTGAAGGGGTTGAGTGTCAATCCCAGATCTCTGCATTATCTGCGAAAGGTGTCACTCTTGTTCAGGGTTTTTGCTATAGCCCACCTATTGATGGTGATGAATTTATTACCTATTTACGGCAGACGGGCAGCGCTATGACTTCCGAAGATGCAACGGTGAATACGATAACCAGACATATGACGCCTGAACTCCTGCATCGCTGTGCTCGTCTTCATCGCCTTTCTCCGCGTGAAACGGAGGTTATTACGTTAATTGCCCTAGGGAAAAAGCTAGCCTTAAGTTCAAAAAATAGCGTCCGCAGCGTTAAAACAATGTCCGTCCAAAAGCTGAGCGCCTATAAAAAAATAGGTGTCAAAAATGACGTCGAATTTATTCATTATCTGTATTGCCTGGCAGATAATACGGAAGTTGCGTGA
- a CDS encoding prepilin peptidase, whose amino-acid sequence MLIESGILLFFLVTGLCIGSFLNVVIYRIPVALLAPGSEVFNIAWPPSHCCSCKSAIQKRDNIPVISWVLLKGRCRFCGSAISSRYPLMEVTTGVVFSLIGVWMVAFCGQNLLSTLPVLFLFAVLLCLVAIDVDHLLLPDSLVFTLLWGGLVFAVGGLTPVSLRDAVLGAVITWLFLSAVVLIFSVVRKKEGMGAGDIKLYGALGGWLGWQQMPALLVLSSVLGMLMFMLLKKRRVSDIDTDGHIYQVIPFGPAIATGGFSLYLIMLIRTLSS is encoded by the coding sequence ATGTTAATTGAAAGCGGCATCCTCCTCTTTTTTTTAGTAACAGGTTTATGTATCGGTAGTTTTTTAAATGTTGTTATCTACCGTATTCCTGTTGCGTTGCTGGCCCCCGGAAGCGAGGTGTTTAATATTGCATGGCCACCTTCGCATTGCTGTTCCTGTAAGTCTGCAATTCAGAAGCGCGACAATATCCCGGTTATCAGCTGGGTGCTTTTAAAGGGGAGATGCCGCTTTTGCGGTAGCGCGATCTCATCACGCTACCCGCTAATGGAGGTTACTACTGGTGTAGTTTTCTCTCTCATTGGCGTCTGGATGGTTGCGTTTTGTGGACAAAACCTGCTGTCTACGCTACCGGTCCTTTTTTTATTTGCCGTGCTGTTATGTCTGGTTGCGATAGATGTTGATCACCTGTTGCTGCCTGACAGTCTGGTATTCACCTTGCTGTGGGGGGGGCTGGTATTTGCTGTTGGTGGATTAACGCCAGTCAGCCTCAGGGATGCAGTGCTTGGTGCGGTGATAACCTGGTTGTTTCTCTCGGCTGTTGTGTTGATTTTTAGCGTTGTGCGAAAAAAAGAGGGGATGGGAGCGGGAGATATAAAATTGTACGGTGCGCTAGGGGGATGGTTAGGCTGGCAGCAGATGCCTGCCTTACTGGTGTTATCTTCAGTTTTGGGGATGCTTATGTTTATGCTACTTAAGAAGAGAAGAGTCAGCGATATCGACACTGACGGACACATTTATCAGGTGATCCCTTTTGGGCCAGCAATTGCGACAGGCGGTTTTTCTCTTTATCTCATTATGCTCATTCGCACACTCTCTAGTTAA
- the norR gene encoding nitric oxide reductase transcriptional regulator NorR — protein MSFSVQELAKIAIELQSDIGHADRFARLIATLRQLLGCDASALLRYEAHQFIPLAIDGLAQDVLGRRFTLDGHPRLEAIARAGDVVRFPADSDLPDPYDGMIPGQESLKVHACVGLPLFAGQRLIGALTLDGMDAEQFDSFSDEELRLVAALVSGALNNALLIARLESQNALSGGEATDSAPTHTEMIGLSAPMQQLIKEIGIVAASDLNVLITGETGTGKELVAKAIHEGSARAASPLVYLNCAALPESVAESELFGHVKGAFTGAISNRSGKFETADNGTLFLDEIGELSLALQAKLLRVLQYGDIQRVGDDRSLRVDVRVLAATNRDLREEVLAGRFRADLYHRLSVFPLLVPPLREREDDVVLLAGYFCEQCRLRLGLSRVVLTPAARARLTGYGWPGNVRELEHAIHRAVVLARAAGTGDEVLLEPSHFGAGQEAATGAAPSVPAMEGMNLRDATDAFQREAITRALTANQNTWAAAARALEMDVANLHRLAKRLGLK, from the coding sequence ATGAGTTTTTCCGTACAAGAGCTGGCGAAGATAGCCATTGAATTGCAAAGTGATATCGGCCACGCCGACCGCTTTGCCCGCCTGATCGCCACGCTGCGCCAGCTGCTTGGCTGCGATGCCTCCGCGCTGCTGCGCTATGAAGCGCACCAGTTTATTCCGCTGGCGATCGACGGCCTGGCGCAGGACGTGTTGGGCCGACGCTTTACCCTCGACGGGCACCCGCGGCTGGAGGCGATCGCCCGCGCGGGCGACGTTGTGCGCTTCCCGGCCGACAGCGACCTGCCCGACCCGTATGACGGGATGATCCCCGGGCAGGAAAGCCTGAAGGTTCATGCCTGCGTCGGGCTGCCGCTGTTCGCCGGACAGCGGCTTATCGGCGCGCTGACCCTCGACGGCATGGATGCCGAGCAGTTTGACAGCTTCAGCGACGAAGAGCTGCGGCTGGTCGCCGCGCTGGTGTCCGGGGCGCTGAATAATGCGCTGCTTATCGCGCGCCTCGAAAGCCAGAATGCGCTGTCCGGCGGCGAGGCGACCGACAGCGCGCCGACGCACACGGAGATGATTGGCCTTTCCGCGCCGATGCAGCAGCTGATTAAAGAGATAGGCATTGTCGCAGCCTCAGATCTTAACGTGCTGATTACCGGCGAAACGGGAACCGGCAAAGAGCTGGTGGCGAAAGCGATACACGAAGGATCGGCCCGCGCCGCCAGCCCGCTGGTTTATCTCAACTGCGCCGCGCTGCCGGAAAGCGTGGCGGAAAGCGAGCTGTTCGGCCATGTGAAGGGCGCGTTTACCGGCGCTATCAGCAACCGCAGCGGGAAGTTCGAGACGGCGGACAACGGGACGCTGTTTCTTGATGAAATCGGCGAGCTGTCGCTGGCGCTGCAGGCCAAGCTGCTGCGGGTGCTGCAGTACGGCGACATCCAGCGCGTAGGGGATGATCGCAGCCTGCGGGTGGACGTGCGCGTGCTGGCGGCGACCAACCGCGACCTGCGTGAAGAGGTGCTGGCGGGGCGTTTTCGCGCCGACCTCTATCATCGGCTCAGCGTTTTTCCGCTGCTGGTGCCGCCTCTGCGCGAGCGTGAGGACGACGTGGTGCTGCTGGCGGGGTATTTCTGCGAGCAGTGCCGGCTGCGGCTGGGGCTGTCGCGGGTGGTGCTGACGCCCGCGGCGCGCGCGCGGCTTACCGGCTATGGCTGGCCGGGCAACGTGCGCGAGCTGGAGCATGCGATTCACCGCGCGGTGGTGCTGGCGCGGGCGGCAGGCACCGGCGATGAGGTGCTGCTGGAGCCGTCACATTTTGGCGCCGGACAGGAGGCTGCCACCGGGGCCGCGCCGTCCGTACCGGCGATGGAGGGGATGAACCTGCGCGATGCGACCGATGCGTTTCAGCGGGAGGCCATTACCCGCGCGCTGACGGCGAACCAGAATACCTGGGCCGCCGCCGCCCGCGCGCTGGAGATGGACGTTGCCAACCTGCACCGGCTGGCAAAACGTCTGGGGCTTAAATAA
- a CDS encoding type II secretion system F family protein encodes MKKFNKKQRVYLYQFCADMLESGLPIYDSIEKLRSEGEALLGKGFSKKLDTLMTRMKKSPSVSSSFETLIPMEELSAITAAENSGSLAQGFASMVMTINYQQKLKSQLIKSVTFPAIMMVLALVVIAGYAIKVFPAFEKVVAVSRWPGVTQNLYHFGTALYNGLWVTFLIVIVAAIVIIRFVMFNIHGEFRNKVIDRVIPFSIYKKLVATVFINDLSLMIKNRIPIANCLIIIERNANRWVKSHIQKMRDNMARGLNYGDAFKTGLLGGDELLNISLYASLPSFDQVLVTVADKAKEKIDQNINALAGMLKSFSTMILGGCVVWVFIALFALSDELSKMTG; translated from the coding sequence GCTCTGAAGGAGAGGCCCTGCTGGGAAAGGGATTTTCAAAGAAGCTTGATACATTGATGACTCGAATGAAAAAAAGTCCGTCGGTATCATCTTCATTTGAAACGCTAATACCAATGGAGGAGTTGAGCGCCATTACGGCTGCTGAGAATAGCGGTAGCCTCGCTCAAGGTTTTGCCAGCATGGTTATGACTATCAACTATCAGCAAAAATTAAAGAGCCAGCTGATTAAGTCAGTGACTTTCCCTGCCATTATGATGGTCCTGGCATTAGTGGTCATCGCTGGTTATGCCATAAAAGTTTTTCCGGCGTTTGAGAAAGTCGTTGCGGTAAGTCGCTGGCCTGGCGTGACGCAAAACCTCTATCATTTTGGTACTGCTTTATATAATGGATTATGGGTGACTTTTTTAATTGTCATTGTGGCTGCGATAGTCATCATTCGTTTTGTTATGTTCAATATTCATGGGGAGTTCAGGAATAAAGTTATTGATAGAGTTATTCCTTTTTCTATTTACAAGAAACTGGTTGCTACCGTTTTTATTAACGACTTGTCTCTAATGATTAAAAACAGAATTCCAATTGCAAATTGCCTCATTATTATTGAGAGAAATGCCAACCGCTGGGTTAAATCGCATATACAGAAAATGCGAGACAATATGGCCAGAGGGCTCAACTATGGCGATGCGTTCAAAACGGGTTTGTTGGGCGGCGATGAATTACTGAATATTAGCTTATATGCCAGTTTACCCTCGTTTGACCAGGTGCTGGTCACTGTCGCTGATAAAGCAAAAGAGAAAATCGATCAAAATATCAATGCGCTGGCGGGTATGTTGAAGTCCTTTTCGACGATGATTCTGGGTGGGTGTGTAGTTTGGGTGTTTATTGCGCTATTTGCGCTTTCTGATGAACTATCAAAAATGACTGGTTAA
- the gutQ gene encoding arabinose-5-phosphate isomerase GutQ, whose protein sequence is MSDFLLNAGRQTLLLELQEASRLPDRLDESFVRAAQTIISCKGKLVVSGIGKSGHIGKKLAATFASTGTPAFFVHPAEALHGDLGMLESQDVMLFISYSGSAKELELIIPRLEEKSIALLAMTGKSQSPLALAAAAVLDISVAREACPMRLAPTSSTVNTLMLGDALAMAVMQARGFSEEDFARSHPAGALGARLLNKVHHLMRKDDEVPKVTVDANVMDAMLELSRTGLGLVAVCDSAGQVSGVFTDGDLRRWLVRGGTLNDAVSEAMTTGGVTLQSQERAIDAKEILMRHKISAAPVVDENGYLTGAINLQNFYHAGII, encoded by the coding sequence ATGAGTGATTTTTTACTGAACGCTGGCCGCCAGACGCTGCTGCTTGAGCTTCAGGAGGCAAGCAGGCTGCCGGATCGTCTGGACGAAAGCTTTGTGCGCGCCGCGCAAACCATCATCAGCTGCAAAGGCAAACTGGTCGTCTCCGGTATCGGCAAATCCGGGCATATCGGCAAAAAGCTCGCCGCCACCTTCGCCAGCACCGGCACCCCGGCGTTTTTCGTTCACCCGGCGGAAGCGCTGCACGGCGACCTCGGCATGCTCGAAAGCCAGGACGTGATGCTGTTTATCTCCTATTCCGGCAGCGCCAAAGAGCTGGAGCTGATTATTCCGCGGCTGGAGGAAAAGTCGATTGCGCTGCTGGCGATGACCGGGAAATCGCAGTCTCCGCTGGCACTGGCCGCCGCCGCCGTGCTGGATATTTCGGTCGCGCGCGAAGCCTGTCCGATGCGCCTGGCCCCCACCTCCAGCACCGTCAATACCCTGATGCTGGGCGACGCGCTGGCAATGGCGGTGATGCAGGCCCGCGGCTTCAGCGAAGAGGATTTCGCCCGCTCGCATCCGGCAGGCGCCCTCGGCGCGCGTCTGCTGAACAAGGTGCATCACCTGATGCGTAAAGACGATGAGGTGCCAAAGGTGACCGTCGACGCCAACGTGATGGACGCGATGCTGGAGCTCAGCAGAACCGGGTTAGGGCTGGTTGCGGTCTGCGACAGCGCCGGTCAGGTCAGCGGCGTCTTCACCGATGGCGATCTGCGCCGCTGGCTGGTGCGCGGCGGCACGCTCAACGACGCTGTCAGCGAGGCGATGACCACGGGCGGCGTCACGCTGCAGTCGCAGGAGCGGGCCATCGACGCCAAAGAGATCCTGATGCGCCATAAGATCAGCGCCGCGCCGGTGGTCGATGAGAACGGCTATCTCACCGGCGCCATCAACCTGCAAAACTTCTATCACGCCGGGATTATTTAA
- the norV gene encoding anaerobic nitric oxide reductase flavorubredoxin produces MAIQVKNNIHWVGQRDWEVRDFHGTEYKTLRGSSYNSYLIREEKNVLIDTVDHKFSREFVQNLRMEIDLADIDAIVINHAEEDHAGALTELMSCIPDTPIYCTANAIDSINGHHHHPEWNFNVVKTGDSLDIGNGKQLIFVETPMLHWPDSMMTYMTGDAVLFSNDAFGQHYCDERLFNDEVDQAELFEQCQRYYANILTPFSRLVTPKITEILGFNLPVDMIATSHGVVWRDNPTQIVELYLKWAADYQEDRITLFYDTMSNNTRMMADAIAQGINEVDPNVAVKIFNVARSDKNDILTNVFRSKGVLVGTSTMNNVMMPKIAGLVEEMTGLRFRNKRASAFGSHGWSGGAVDRLSTRLQDAGFEMSLSLKAKWHPDIDALELCREHGREIARQWALAPLPTAGKTASAAGQACACAAAAAADLGPSMQCSVCQWIYDPATGEPNQDVQPGTPWREVPDSFLCPECSLGKEVFDVLATEAK; encoded by the coding sequence ATGGCTATTCAGGTTAAAAATAATATTCATTGGGTTGGACAGCGCGACTGGGAAGTCCGTGATTTTCACGGGACAGAGTACAAAACCCTGCGAGGCAGCAGCTATAACAGCTATTTGATCCGCGAAGAGAAAAACGTGCTGATCGACACCGTGGATCACAAGTTCAGCCGCGAGTTCGTGCAGAACCTGCGCATGGAAATCGACCTCGCAGATATCGATGCCATCGTCATCAACCACGCCGAAGAAGATCACGCCGGGGCGCTGACGGAGCTGATGTCCTGCATTCCGGATACGCCGATTTACTGTACCGCCAACGCCATCGACTCTATCAACGGTCATCACCACCATCCGGAGTGGAACTTCAACGTGGTGAAAACCGGCGATAGCCTGGATATCGGCAACGGCAAACAGCTTATCTTCGTGGAAACCCCGATGCTGCACTGGCCGGACAGCATGATGACCTACATGACCGGCGACGCGGTACTGTTCAGCAACGACGCCTTCGGCCAGCACTACTGCGACGAGCGCCTGTTTAACGATGAAGTGGACCAGGCTGAGCTGTTTGAACAGTGCCAGCGCTACTACGCCAACATCCTGACGCCGTTCAGCCGCCTGGTGACGCCGAAAATCACCGAGATCCTCGGCTTTAACCTGCCGGTCGATATGATTGCCACCTCGCACGGCGTGGTCTGGCGCGATAACCCAACCCAGATAGTCGAGCTGTACCTGAAGTGGGCGGCGGACTATCAGGAAGACCGGATCACCCTGTTCTACGACACCATGTCCAACAACACCCGCATGATGGCCGACGCGATAGCCCAGGGCATCAACGAAGTGGACCCGAACGTAGCGGTGAAAATCTTCAACGTGGCGCGCAGCGATAAAAACGACATTCTGACCAACGTGTTCCGCTCCAAAGGCGTGCTGGTGGGGACCTCCACCATGAACAACGTCATGATGCCGAAAATCGCCGGGCTGGTGGAGGAGATGACGGGCCTGCGCTTTCGCAACAAGCGCGCCAGCGCCTTCGGCTCCCACGGCTGGAGCGGCGGCGCGGTAGACCGGTTATCCACCCGCCTGCAGGACGCCGGTTTTGAGATGTCGCTGAGCCTGAAGGCCAAATGGCACCCGGATATCGACGCGCTGGAGCTGTGCCGCGAGCACGGTCGCGAAATCGCCCGCCAGTGGGCGCTCGCCCCGCTGCCGACGGCGGGTAAAACCGCCAGCGCCGCCGGGCAGGCCTGCGCCTGTGCCGCCGCCGCAGCGGCTGACCTTGGCCCCAGCATGCAGTGCAGCGTCTGTCAGTGGATCTACGATCCGGCAACGGGCGAACCGAACCAGGACGTCCAGCCGGGCACGCCGTGGCGCGAAGTACCGGACAGCTTCCTGTGCCCGGAATGCTCGCTGGGGAAAGAGGTCTTTGACGTACTGGCGACGGAGGCAAAATGA
- the norW gene encoding NADH:flavorubredoxin reductase NorW — MNHGIVIIGSGFAARQVVKNIRKQNADVPLTLIAADSIDEYNKPDISHVISRGQRADDLTLQPAGAFAEQYAVRLFPHATVTDIDASARVVKSRDAQWSYDKLVLATGATPFVPPVPGHELMLTLNSQREYGAAQQRLFDAKRVLIVGGGLIGTELAMDFCRAGKQVTLVDSAASILASLMPPEVSSRLQHRLIDMGVHLLLKSQLALLEETANGIRATLDDGRSVNVDAVVAAAGLRPDTALARRAGLRVQRGVEVNGALQTSDPHIYALGDCAEINGRVLPFLQPILLSALCLAKNLLGQPGALTLPPMLVKVKTPDMPLHLAGESHRRDLCWHLVNRHSGMVAKGLDEEGKLRAFVVSEDNMKEAFALLKSLSA; from the coding sequence ATGAACCACGGCATCGTTATCATCGGTTCGGGCTTCGCCGCCCGCCAGGTGGTTAAAAATATCCGCAAGCAGAACGCCGATGTACCGCTTACGCTTATCGCCGCCGACAGCATCGACGAGTACAACAAACCGGATATCAGCCACGTCATCAGCCGCGGCCAGCGCGCCGACGACCTGACCCTACAGCCCGCAGGGGCGTTCGCAGAGCAGTACGCCGTGCGCCTGTTTCCCCACGCCACGGTAACGGATATCGACGCCAGCGCCCGCGTGGTGAAAAGCCGTGACGCGCAGTGGTCTTACGATAAGCTGGTGCTGGCGACCGGCGCGACGCCGTTCGTTCCGCCGGTGCCGGGGCATGAACTGATGCTGACCCTCAACAGCCAGCGCGAGTACGGCGCCGCGCAGCAGCGTCTGTTTGATGCTAAGCGGGTGCTTATTGTCGGCGGCGGGCTCATCGGTACCGAGCTGGCGATGGATTTTTGCCGCGCCGGCAAGCAGGTGACGCTGGTGGATAGTGCCGCCAGCATTCTGGCCTCGCTGATGCCGCCAGAGGTCAGCAGCCGTCTGCAGCATCGTCTCATCGACATGGGCGTCCATCTGCTGCTGAAAAGCCAGCTTGCCCTGCTTGAGGAAACGGCAAACGGCATTCGCGCCACGCTGGACGACGGGCGCAGCGTCAATGTGGATGCGGTAGTGGCCGCCGCCGGGCTGCGCCCGGATACCGCCCTCGCCCGCCGCGCCGGGCTGCGGGTTCAGCGCGGAGTGGAGGTTAACGGCGCGCTACAGACCAGCGACCCGCATATTTACGCGCTCGGCGACTGCGCGGAAATCAATGGCCGGGTTCTGCCCTTCCTGCAGCCGATTTTGCTCAGCGCCCTGTGCCTTGCCAAAAATCTGCTCGGCCAGCCCGGCGCCCTCACGCTGCCGCCGATGCTGGTGAAGGTCAAAACGCCGGATATGCCCCTGCATCTGGCGGGCGAGAGCCACCGCCGCGACCTGTGCTGGCATCTCGTCAACCGGCACAGCGGCATGGTGGCGAAAGGTCTTGATGAAGAGGGCAAGCTGCGCGCGTTTGTCGTCAGTGAAGACAACATGAAAGAAGCTTTCGCGCTGCTGAAAAGCCTGTCGGCCTGA